A genome region from Acidobacteriota bacterium includes the following:
- the folP gene encoding dihydropteroate synthase, translated as MPAPPATSTAPRSLDLPGGRRLSLGRRPRVMGIVNITPDSFSDGGLWLAPERAVAHGLELLEQGADLLDLGAESTRPGGGVYGDGASEVPAQEEMDRLLPVLEALRRETDAPLSVDTRKGAVARAALNAGADLINDISLLSDDDLARAAGAADCPLVLMHSRGEISEMQKTISFRDLLREVTAELSDAVERAGTLGVRREQIVVDPGIGFGKTYRQNLELIRHAGHFQRELGLPVLLGASRKSFIGHFIAPQAETPPPPARRLAGSLATVAWASRTGAAMVRVHDVGETVDFQRVWHALEDLPAEDLEPSREPGS; from the coding sequence ATGCCCGCCCCCCCCGCCACCTCCACCGCCCCCCGGTCCCTCGACCTACCGGGGGGCCGACGGCTTTCCCTGGGGCGCCGGCCGCGGGTGATGGGCATCGTCAACATCACCCCCGACTCCTTCAGCGACGGAGGCCTGTGGCTGGCTCCCGAGCGCGCCGTGGCCCACGGCCTCGAGCTGCTGGAGCAGGGCGCCGACCTCCTCGACCTGGGCGCTGAATCCACCCGCCCCGGCGGCGGCGTCTACGGCGACGGCGCCAGTGAGGTCCCAGCCCAGGAGGAGATGGACCGACTCCTGCCGGTGCTCGAAGCCCTGCGACGGGAAACCGACGCTCCTCTCTCCGTCGACACCCGCAAAGGCGCCGTGGCCCGCGCCGCCTTGAACGCCGGCGCCGACCTGATCAACGACATCAGCCTGCTCTCCGACGACGACCTGGCGCGAGCCGCCGGCGCCGCCGACTGTCCCCTCGTCCTGATGCACAGCCGGGGTGAGATCTCGGAGATGCAAAAGACGATCTCCTTCCGGGACCTGCTGCGGGAAGTCACCGCGGAGCTCTCCGATGCCGTCGAGCGAGCGGGAACCCTGGGGGTGCGGCGGGAGCAAATCGTGGTCGATCCCGGCATCGGCTTCGGCAAGACCTACCGCCAGAACCTCGAGCTCATCCGCCACGCCGGCCACTTCCAGCGTGAGCTGGGGCTGCCGGTGCTCTTGGGGGCCAGCCGCAAGAGCTTCATCGGGCATTTCATCGCCCCCCAGGCCGAGACTCCGCCCCCGCCGGCCCGTCGCCTCGCCGGCAGCCTCGCCACCGTCGCCTGGGCCAGCCGCACCGGCGCCGCCATGGTGCGGGTCCACGACGTGGGTGAGACGGTCGATTTCCAGCGAGTCTGGCACGCCCTCGAAGACCTTCCCGCCGAAGACCTCGAACCTTCCCGGGAGCCAGGCTCATGA
- the cdaA gene encoding diadenylate cyclase CdaA, producing MTFADFWSQVTLRDAVDILVVAAILYNLLLLVRRTRAVQMLLGLGFLIILFGVAELFELPALQTVLGNLPILLPVAVIVLFQSEIRRALASVGRNPFWGMSKQENVAPTFDEVVLAATTLASRRIGALIVFEREEGLRNYVENGIELDARLTFDLLMTIFIPTTPLHDGAVILQDDRIAAAACFLPLTPNPELSKEYGTRHRAALGISEETDAVAVVVSEEKGRISLAVDGRMIPDLDSKSLRNELYFHLVTTLYPQGQRRRVA from the coding sequence ATGACCTTCGCCGACTTCTGGAGCCAGGTCACCCTGCGCGACGCCGTCGACATCCTGGTGGTGGCGGCGATCCTCTACAACCTGCTGCTGCTGGTGCGCCGCACCCGTGCGGTGCAAATGCTCCTGGGCTTGGGCTTCCTCATCATCCTCTTCGGCGTCGCCGAGCTCTTCGAGCTGCCCGCCCTACAAACGGTGCTGGGGAACCTGCCCATTTTGCTGCCGGTGGCGGTCATCGTGCTCTTCCAATCGGAGATCCGCCGCGCCCTCGCCAGCGTCGGCCGCAACCCCTTCTGGGGCATGAGCAAACAGGAGAACGTCGCCCCCACCTTCGACGAGGTGGTGCTGGCGGCCACCACCCTCGCCTCCCGGCGCATCGGCGCCCTCATCGTCTTCGAGCGTGAGGAAGGCCTGCGCAACTACGTGGAGAACGGCATCGAGCTCGACGCCCGCCTCACCTTCGACCTGCTGATGACCATCTTCATCCCCACTACCCCGCTCCACGACGGCGCCGTCATCCTCCAGGACGACCGCATTGCCGCCGCCGCCTGCTTCCTGCCCTTGACCCCGAACCCGGAGCTGTCCAAGGAGTACGGCACCCGCCACCGGGCGGCCCTGGGCATCTCCGAAGAGACCGACGCGGTGGCGGTGGTGGTGTCGGAGGAGAAGGGCCGCATCTCCCTGGCGGTGGACGGGCGGATGATTCCGGACCTCGACTCCAAGAGCCTCCGCAACGAGCTCTACTTCCACCTGGTGACCACCCTCTACCCTCAGGGCCAGCGGAGGAGGGTGGCGTGA